The following are encoded together in the Capsulimonas corticalis genome:
- a CDS encoding DUF58 domain-containing protein, with product MSTSNSTLKKLALAVGGGFTAIVAILFRSEQMYLMAAIMLLIPAVILLVGRLLVNGITCARELPFECAEGDRVTVVLRIGDIGRLPKFFLRAADKLPADLKLVGSDAPLILQLDPGEQRVLSYNLELTKRGAYQIGPTLVSTTDPFGFTTFRKLVGDVQELLVLPTPLPTSRLFLDGGVVGLRGEEGGSQRGGGMDFHGVREYRQGDDLRRVHWRTTARTGELAVTEYTQGASLEVLVALDLSRRAYDETGTGLQSALEYGVKLAVTVADNLARHGHRALLLTPDTINMPYPPSNHPLEMPALLEALARAEAVHDLSLADMLERFRPQAPAGITLVTITPVVDGALVQAIRHYGAQGVRAFGFYLDGASFHPASHLRVTPDAGVVHVPGTVWRTVGRGDDLAASVEGLAYGYQ from the coding sequence ATGTCCACCAGCAACAGTACTTTGAAGAAGTTGGCGCTTGCCGTCGGCGGCGGCTTCACGGCGATCGTGGCCATCCTGTTCCGTTCGGAGCAGATGTATCTGATGGCGGCCATCATGCTTCTGATCCCGGCCGTGATCCTTTTGGTGGGACGCCTGCTCGTCAACGGCATCACGTGCGCGCGTGAGCTGCCGTTTGAATGCGCGGAAGGCGACCGGGTGACCGTTGTCCTGCGCATTGGCGACATCGGGCGACTCCCGAAGTTCTTCCTGCGCGCCGCCGACAAGCTCCCGGCGGACCTGAAGCTCGTGGGGAGCGACGCGCCCCTGATCTTGCAGCTGGATCCTGGCGAGCAGCGCGTCCTCAGCTACAATCTCGAACTGACCAAGCGCGGCGCGTACCAGATTGGTCCGACCCTCGTTTCGACAACGGATCCTTTCGGCTTCACCACCTTCCGCAAGTTGGTGGGAGACGTTCAGGAGCTGCTGGTGCTGCCGACGCCGCTGCCGACGAGCCGCCTTTTTCTGGATGGCGGCGTGGTGGGACTGCGCGGCGAAGAGGGCGGTTCACAGCGCGGCGGCGGGATGGACTTTCACGGCGTGCGCGAATACCGTCAGGGCGATGACCTGCGCCGCGTTCACTGGCGGACCACGGCGCGCACCGGCGAGCTGGCGGTGACCGAGTATACGCAGGGCGCCTCCCTCGAAGTGCTGGTGGCGCTGGATCTCTCGCGCCGCGCCTACGATGAAACGGGAACGGGCCTGCAAAGCGCGCTGGAGTATGGCGTGAAGCTGGCGGTGACGGTGGCGGACAATCTGGCGCGCCATGGGCATCGCGCTCTTTTGCTGACGCCCGACACGATCAATATGCCGTATCCGCCGTCCAACCACCCGCTGGAGATGCCGGCGCTGCTGGAGGCGCTGGCGCGCGCCGAAGCGGTTCACGATCTTTCGCTCGCCGACATGCTCGAACGTTTCCGTCCGCAGGCGCCGGCTGGGATCACGCTGGTGACGATTACGCCGGTGGTGGACGGCGCGCTGGTGCAGGCGATCCGCCACTACGGCGCGCAGGGCGTTCGCGCCTTCGGCTTTTATCTGGACGGCGCGAGTTTCCACCCCGCCTCGCATCTGCGCGTCACGCCGGACGCGGGTGTGGTGCATGTGCCCGGCACCGTCTGGCGCACTGTCGGCCGCGGCGACGATCTCGCGGCTTCCGTCGAAGGATTGGCTTATGGCTACCAGTAA
- a CDS encoding nuclear transport factor 2 family protein, with product MAKSAICPPFTEETARAKVRAAQDAWNSRDPERVALAYTEDSQWRNRDIFLQGRDAIKAFLRDKWARELNYRLMKELWAFHDNRISVRFEYEWRDAAGQWYRSHGNEHWEFDDDGLMRRRDASINDYPISETDRRYRD from the coding sequence ATGGCGAAATCGGCGATTTGCCCTCCCTTCACGGAGGAAACGGCGCGGGCAAAAGTCCGGGCGGCCCAGGACGCCTGGAACTCCCGCGACCCGGAGCGCGTGGCCCTCGCGTACACCGAAGATTCGCAGTGGCGAAACCGCGATATCTTCCTGCAAGGCCGAGATGCGATCAAAGCGTTCCTCCGAGACAAGTGGGCGCGCGAGCTGAACTACCGCTTGATGAAAGAGCTTTGGGCGTTCCACGACAATCGCATTTCCGTGCGCTTCGAGTACGAATGGCGTGACGCCGCCGGCCAGTGGTATCGCAGCCACGGCAACGAGCATTGGGAGTTCGACGACGACGGCTTGATGCGCCGCCGCGACGCCAGCATCAACGATTACCCGATTTCCGAAACCGACCGCCGTTACCGAGACTGA
- a CDS encoding glycoside hydrolase family 27 protein: MKKLSVLSRTLACAAVAGMGLSAPAHAQAIWQKPYMGWSSFSLQATTISGYGNGWLTEWQMQVQSAELKATLQPYGYNYFNIDSGWAGGFDGYGRPSANTSTFPDGIPWIANIVHGNGQKLGVYWVPGVGSDVYNANPPIYGTPYHIQDIVAQPLATGDAFGSWHLKIDFTKPGAQEYINSVINQFAAWGVDFLKLDGVSPGSDQTLSYCDNRPDVQAYQTAIQQCGRPMWLTISWRISDAYIPFWQTYSNARRIDDDIDAYSSTLTNWKQTNLRFGDAANWAPWAGAHGYNNNYSMGSGWNDLDSIDVGNGSMDGLTNNERQTAITFWAQQCSPLYTGDDLYHLDSYGVSLLTNPFIIAMDQAGNVATQIQSGNSQVWSTDNGDGTRTVGLYNLGSGSATVSVNWSAIGLSGNQQVHDVWANTDIVANGGYSASLASHACRLIKVSTPHIISLDFVGSGTAMGSSENAGVVGAASWNNASGQSGSGLGLVDSSGASSGASAAWSASAVYATGVTDTAGSKRMMKGYLDTYSGATSTVTVSGLPSYYTTHGYDVYVYSDGSNGGATRVYKYAIGPSNIQINDAVNTDFSGAFTQASSSAGNYARFSALSGSSFTLSATPVSSTDAYLRAPINGIQIVGH; the protein is encoded by the coding sequence ATGAAGAAGCTTTCCGTTCTCTCACGCACGCTCGCGTGCGCCGCCGTCGCCGGCATGGGGCTCAGCGCTCCTGCGCACGCCCAGGCTATCTGGCAGAAGCCATATATGGGCTGGAGCAGCTTCAGCCTTCAGGCCACCACGATCTCAGGATACGGAAACGGCTGGCTGACGGAATGGCAGATGCAGGTGCAGTCCGCGGAGCTGAAGGCGACGCTGCAGCCGTACGGTTACAACTACTTTAACATCGACTCGGGGTGGGCCGGCGGATTTGACGGCTATGGCCGGCCGTCGGCGAACACTTCGACATTTCCCGACGGCATCCCCTGGATTGCGAACATCGTGCACGGCAACGGCCAGAAGCTCGGTGTCTACTGGGTGCCTGGGGTAGGGAGCGACGTCTACAACGCCAACCCGCCGATCTACGGCACGCCCTATCATATTCAGGATATCGTCGCCCAGCCGCTGGCGACCGGCGACGCCTTCGGCAGCTGGCACCTCAAAATCGACTTCACCAAGCCCGGCGCGCAGGAGTACATCAACAGCGTTATCAACCAGTTCGCCGCCTGGGGCGTCGACTTTCTCAAGCTGGACGGCGTCAGCCCCGGCTCCGATCAGACCCTGTCCTACTGCGACAATCGGCCGGACGTCCAGGCGTATCAAACCGCGATCCAACAATGCGGGCGTCCAATGTGGCTGACGATCTCCTGGCGGATCTCCGACGCCTACATCCCGTTCTGGCAGACGTACTCCAACGCGCGCCGTATCGACGACGATATCGACGCCTACAGCAGCACCCTGACCAACTGGAAGCAGACGAACCTGCGATTTGGCGACGCCGCCAACTGGGCTCCGTGGGCGGGCGCGCATGGCTACAACAACAATTATTCGATGGGCTCCGGCTGGAACGACCTCGATTCGATCGATGTCGGCAACGGCTCCATGGACGGACTGACCAACAACGAACGCCAGACCGCGATCACCTTCTGGGCGCAGCAGTGCTCGCCGCTCTATACCGGCGACGACCTCTACCATCTGGACAGCTATGGCGTGTCTCTGCTCACGAACCCCTTCATCATCGCCATGGACCAGGCGGGCAACGTCGCGACACAGATCCAGAGCGGCAACTCCCAGGTCTGGTCGACAGATAACGGCGACGGCACGCGCACTGTGGGGCTATACAACCTCGGAAGCGGCTCGGCCACGGTCAGCGTCAACTGGAGCGCGATCGGCCTCAGCGGCAACCAGCAAGTGCACGATGTCTGGGCCAATACGGATATCGTCGCCAATGGCGGCTACAGCGCTTCGCTCGCCTCGCACGCCTGCCGGCTGATCAAAGTCTCCACCCCCCATATCATCAGTCTCGACTTCGTGGGCTCTGGAACCGCAATGGGCTCCAGCGAAAACGCCGGTGTTGTCGGCGCTGCGTCGTGGAATAACGCCTCCGGCCAATCCGGAAGCGGCCTCGGTCTCGTAGACAGCAGCGGCGCATCGTCCGGCGCCTCGGCGGCGTGGAGCGCAAGCGCCGTCTATGCGACTGGCGTCACGGATACGGCCGGCTCCAAGCGCATGATGAAGGGCTACCTGGACACCTACAGCGGGGCCACCAGCACCGTGACCGTCTCTGGCCTGCCATCCTACTACACAACGCACGGCTACGATGTCTACGTCTACAGTGACGGCTCCAACGGCGGCGCGACCCGCGTCTACAAATACGCCATCGGCCCCTCGAACATCCAGATCAACGACGCCGTCAACACCGACTTCAGCGGAGCGTTCACCCAGGCCAGCAGTTCCGCCGGCAACTACGCCCGCTTCAGCGCCCTCAGCGGCTCCAGCTTCACCCTCTCGGCGACTCCCGTCTCCTCCACCGACGCCTATCTGCGCGCTCCCATCAACGGCATACAGATCGTCGGGCACTGA
- a CDS encoding transglutaminase TgpA family protein, whose amino-acid sequence MATSNLPRVESPEESAPSLPLYAAGLIATICGLQCVNVTVDDSSLTATTLLLTVIGYFFSYGCRWLRVPPLVIKVLGGALIAYFIYGAFTGVLDLDSLAPAATGQRDLHLATLLSWGLVLWSWMLVSDVMMLFSGLIAVAMIGLISSGNSQSTEVLVYFCVLIFAMLFLFIHQFYLQNRVLAAPQESRREPLKMIGTQVGLAAACALLVFCLGSVIIVPAQMVFSGLSLSQAIRGLASLNAAAPNATASTLNISDNGDLQIGMGTGWSASSEVVAHVVPSDREPHYWRGRTYDSYDGRSWTSSTQDQETSLDIAPANDEAQAERFVVPPAQDGETLAAKPARRRMVALITVQGVTQNLISASEPSQVAGRPGEIDSLDISPDRAISLGARPYSHFRYAVASILTPDPMDPDVQMALRRADKAPIPAAVRARYLTGLPNDVTTPDDVLYFRQLVNEVFAELPAARRTRIDKALAIRDFVASRAVYSLTTPAIPQDVEHVRNFLDTNREGYCDMFASSMAVLCRVAGLPSRVATGFAPGEPKADGFDLRAMDKHAWVEVYFPKYGWLTFDPTVGTRTDGSVPSSTSTEKHGLPSWLSKLMHGSPLALLLGAAIVAIVLFVLKVEWFDRIFGRKRRISTATGEARAQTEIGLAYQQSVRAVAKLGLPRLPSETPGEYADRVRPFLREAETRLGIDLQPETFDDITQRFILAKYAQVVGDPIDAGEFLRAVRRAWWVQFFQFRRRASA is encoded by the coding sequence ATGGCTACCAGTAATCTCCCGCGAGTCGAATCGCCCGAGGAATCGGCTCCGAGTTTGCCGCTTTACGCCGCCGGGTTGATCGCGACGATCTGCGGCCTTCAGTGCGTCAACGTCACGGTGGACGATTCCAGCCTGACGGCGACGACGCTTTTGCTGACGGTCATCGGCTACTTCTTCTCCTATGGATGCCGATGGCTGCGAGTGCCGCCGCTGGTGATCAAAGTGCTGGGCGGCGCCTTGATCGCATACTTTATTTACGGCGCGTTTACGGGCGTGCTGGATCTCGACAGCCTTGCGCCCGCCGCCACGGGGCAGCGCGATCTGCACCTGGCGACGCTGCTGTCCTGGGGGCTCGTTCTCTGGTCGTGGATGCTGGTCAGCGATGTGATGATGCTGTTCTCCGGCCTGATCGCCGTGGCGATGATCGGTCTGATCAGCTCGGGCAACTCACAATCGACGGAAGTTCTGGTCTACTTCTGTGTCCTGATCTTCGCGATGCTGTTTCTGTTCATCCACCAGTTCTACCTTCAGAACCGCGTGCTCGCGGCGCCGCAGGAGAGCCGGCGTGAGCCGCTGAAAATGATCGGCACGCAGGTGGGGCTGGCCGCCGCCTGCGCGCTGCTGGTGTTCTGCCTCGGCTCGGTCATCATTGTTCCCGCGCAGATGGTCTTCAGCGGTCTCTCGCTGTCACAGGCGATCCGAGGGCTGGCGAGCTTGAACGCCGCCGCGCCGAACGCAACGGCGTCCACGCTCAATATCTCCGACAATGGGGATCTGCAGATCGGTATGGGGACAGGGTGGAGCGCGAGTTCGGAAGTCGTCGCGCATGTCGTCCCCAGCGACCGGGAGCCGCACTACTGGCGCGGCCGCACTTACGATTCCTACGATGGCCGAAGCTGGACCAGTTCGACTCAGGATCAGGAAACCTCGCTGGATATCGCGCCGGCGAACGACGAGGCGCAGGCGGAGCGGTTTGTCGTGCCGCCGGCGCAGGATGGTGAAACGCTGGCGGCCAAGCCGGCGCGGCGGCGGATGGTCGCCCTCATCACCGTCCAAGGCGTCACGCAAAACTTGATCTCCGCCAGTGAGCCTTCGCAGGTGGCGGGTCGTCCCGGCGAGATCGATTCGCTCGATATCTCTCCGGACCGGGCGATTTCGCTGGGCGCCCGGCCCTACAGCCACTTCCGATACGCCGTTGCGAGCATCCTGACGCCCGACCCAATGGATCCCGACGTTCAAATGGCGCTGCGCCGCGCCGATAAGGCGCCTATCCCCGCCGCCGTGCGCGCCCGTTACTTGACCGGTCTGCCCAATGACGTCACGACTCCCGACGACGTTTTGTACTTCCGACAGCTCGTCAATGAAGTCTTCGCGGAACTGCCGGCCGCGCGCCGGACGCGTATTGACAAAGCGCTGGCGATCCGCGATTTCGTCGCCTCCCGCGCCGTGTATTCGCTGACCACGCCCGCGATCCCGCAGGACGTCGAGCATGTCCGCAACTTCCTGGATACAAACCGCGAGGGCTACTGCGATATGTTCGCGTCGTCCATGGCGGTGTTATGCCGCGTCGCGGGACTGCCGTCCCGTGTCGCCACCGGCTTCGCGCCCGGAGAGCCGAAGGCCGACGGCTTCGATCTGCGCGCGATGGACAAACACGCCTGGGTCGAGGTGTACTTCCCCAAATACGGCTGGCTGACCTTTGACCCGACGGTGGGCACTCGGACGGACGGCAGCGTGCCGTCGTCGACAAGCACGGAAAAACACGGCCTGCCGTCATGGCTCAGCAAGCTGATGCATGGCAGTCCGCTGGCGCTGCTTCTGGGCGCCGCCATCGTCGCCATCGTTCTCTTCGTGCTCAAAGTCGAATGGTTTGACCGGATCTTTGGGCGCAAACGCCGTATCTCAACCGCCACCGGCGAAGCGCGCGCGCAGACGGAGATCGGCCTCGCCTACCAGCAGTCCGTCCGGGCCGTGGCGAAGCTGGGGCTGCCGCGCCTGCCGTCCGAAACGCCGGGGGAGTACGCCGACCGGGTTCGCCCATTCCTGCGCGAAGCCGAAACACGCCTTGGGATCGACCTTCAGCCGGAGACGTTCGACGACATCACCCAGCGCTTCATTTTGGCGAAGTACGCGCAGGTCGTCGGCGACCCCATCGACGCCGGCGAATTCCTGCGAGCCGTCCGCCGCGCCTGGTGGGTCCAGTTCTTCCAGTTCCGCCGCCGCGCGTCCGCCTAA
- a CDS encoding VOC family protein: protein MAEQTRIQTGHVGLNVTDLARAKAFYESVFGFQTIKESTQAGREYAFLAEGDTLVLTLWRQSEGRFAKSAPGLHHLSFMVPDVEAVRVIESKARAAGAPFAYDGVVPHAEGAQSGGVFFEDPDGVRLEVFTTSGVEGQSAPTEGAPTCGFF, encoded by the coding sequence ATCGCAGAACAGACACGAATTCAAACCGGCCACGTTGGCCTGAACGTCACGGACCTGGCCCGCGCCAAGGCGTTCTACGAGAGCGTCTTCGGCTTCCAAACGATCAAAGAGTCGACGCAAGCCGGCCGCGAGTACGCCTTCCTCGCCGAAGGCGACACGCTGGTTCTGACGCTCTGGCGCCAGAGCGAAGGCCGCTTCGCGAAGTCCGCGCCCGGCCTGCATCACCTGTCGTTCATGGTTCCCGACGTCGAGGCGGTCCGCGTCATCGAAAGCAAAGCCCGCGCCGCCGGCGCGCCGTTCGCTTATGACGGTGTCGTGCCGCACGCCGAAGGCGCGCAGTCCGGCGGCGTCTTCTTTGAGGATCCCGACGGCGTGCGACTGGAAGTCTTCACCACGAGCGGCGTCGAGGGACAATCCGCGCCAACTGAAGGCGCGCCGACATGCGGGTTCTTTTGA
- a CDS encoding pyridoxamine 5'-phosphate oxidase family protein: MATQFHEGEIAVQTQAGVRSAAERVGPSIHPEIPAAAQEFLLRQPMAIVGAQDSAGRVWASLITGNPGFLHVPDGHTVAIGAHLTAGDPLEEVWRDGTALGLLAIEPATRRRMRVNGRLTQQRSGNFAIDVHEAYANCPKYIQSRTWEQGGDADRSAPHVSRGAELTEAQQERIIKSDTFFIATRHPVAGADASHRGGAPGFVQVRDANTLLFPDYAGNNMFNTLGNLAVDPRAGLLFVDFDSGDALQITGEGHVLWDEESRRGLTGAQRVVEFRISGVVQIDHAARLRWRFVEASPFNPK; the protein is encoded by the coding sequence ATGGCGACGCAATTCCATGAGGGCGAGATCGCGGTCCAGACGCAGGCGGGTGTGCGGAGCGCGGCGGAGCGGGTCGGCCCCAGTATCCATCCGGAGATTCCGGCGGCGGCGCAGGAGTTTTTGCTGCGGCAGCCAATGGCGATTGTCGGCGCGCAGGATTCGGCGGGACGTGTTTGGGCGTCATTGATCACGGGGAATCCGGGATTTCTTCATGTGCCCGATGGACACACGGTCGCAATCGGCGCGCATCTCACGGCGGGAGATCCGCTGGAGGAGGTTTGGCGAGACGGGACAGCGCTGGGCCTGCTGGCGATCGAGCCGGCGACACGGCGGCGAATGCGGGTGAATGGGCGTCTGACGCAACAGCGATCTGGAAATTTCGCCATTGATGTCCATGAGGCTTACGCAAACTGCCCAAAATATATTCAGTCGCGTACCTGGGAGCAGGGCGGCGACGCCGATCGAAGCGCGCCGCACGTTTCGCGCGGCGCGGAGCTGACGGAGGCGCAGCAGGAGCGTATCATAAAGTCGGACACGTTCTTTATCGCCACGCGGCATCCCGTGGCGGGGGCGGACGCATCGCACCGGGGCGGCGCGCCGGGCTTCGTACAGGTCCGGGACGCGAATACGCTTCTCTTTCCGGACTACGCCGGCAACAATATGTTCAATACACTGGGCAATCTGGCGGTCGATCCGCGCGCGGGGCTGCTGTTTGTCGATTTCGATTCGGGAGACGCACTTCAGATCACCGGCGAGGGACACGTGCTGTGGGACGAAGAGTCCCGCAGGGGACTGACGGGCGCGCAGAGGGTCGTGGAGTTTCGTATTTCCGGCGTTGTCCAGATCGACCATGCGGCGCGCCTGCGATGGCGGTTTGTCGAGGCGTCCCCGTTCAACCCCAAGTAA
- a CDS encoding CGNR zinc finger domain-containing protein encodes MATSKASSRFLFYGNSLCLDFVNTERMREGARVDLIESADDLWEWMLESGALPLDAVESGKRQLPGEVAVREAKELRAALRGMARQMAAGETVAPEIAEMLNAHLRRRRGYQQLTLGEGGWTRRFHSEDAQGMDFLFTLVDSAIDLLSGGQGLVRQCESNHCILYFFDTTKNHRRRWCCMEGCGNRHKAAEHYRRRKAKDSRHETLDEKTPL; translated from the coding sequence ATGGCGACGAGCAAGGCGAGCAGCCGGTTTCTTTTTTATGGGAATAGTCTGTGTTTGGATTTTGTCAACACGGAACGGATGCGCGAGGGGGCTCGTGTCGACCTGATCGAGAGCGCGGACGATCTCTGGGAATGGATGCTCGAATCGGGAGCGCTGCCTCTCGACGCGGTCGAGAGCGGCAAGCGTCAATTGCCCGGCGAGGTCGCGGTGCGTGAGGCGAAAGAGCTTCGCGCCGCGCTGCGCGGCATGGCGCGGCAGATGGCGGCGGGAGAAACGGTCGCTCCGGAGATCGCCGAAATGCTGAACGCGCACCTGCGGCGGCGGCGCGGGTATCAGCAATTGACGCTGGGGGAGGGCGGCTGGACGCGGCGGTTCCACTCCGAAGACGCGCAGGGGATGGATTTCCTTTTTACTCTCGTGGACTCAGCCATCGATTTACTATCCGGCGGCCAGGGACTCGTGCGCCAATGTGAGAGCAATCACTGTATTCTGTACTTCTTCGATACAACAAAGAACCACCGGCGGCGCTGGTGCTGCATGGAAGGGTGTGGAAATCGTCACAAAGCGGCCGAGCATTATCGCCGCCGGAAGGCAAAAGACTCGCGGCATGAAACTTTAGACGAGAAAACACCGTTATAA
- a CDS encoding serine/threonine-protein kinase, with amino-acid sequence MTITEDNVPQGGVGSRIGPYELTREAGRGGAATVYEALDTKIGRRVAVKVVRMPSHLAVEERRDMAERLMREARAAGRLSHPSIVTLHDVGSEDDVYYLVMEFLDGETLHQRLRRGPLPAADAARIAEQLASALGAVHAAGMLHRDIKPGNVMILPDGRIKLMDFGIARQLDETLLTQAGSFVGTPAYMSPEQCRGEDATAASDTWALGVLIYQMLAGHRPFEGATIPSVMYQVTHEDPPPISGVPNEARRIVAQALDKDPARRFATPAALADALSQAVNAAPEAATVEAEPETIWARPAARRLRLRPWPTAAAAAALLGAITLGSAHLHRPTAPSSTHVSVTPQTPSISKTAPVLTPARHAPAKHATMKAVPRSAAHASAARAVNKRKARSVRRTHSAKRHHRRQRTHTFGARDFFTLAHQLLG; translated from the coding sequence ATGACGATTACGGAAGACAATGTCCCGCAGGGCGGGGTCGGCTCACGGATTGGGCCTTATGAATTGACGCGCGAAGCCGGCCGGGGCGGCGCCGCGACGGTCTATGAGGCGCTCGATACGAAGATTGGCCGGCGAGTAGCCGTCAAAGTGGTCCGCATGCCGTCTCACCTCGCGGTCGAGGAGCGACGCGATATGGCGGAACGCCTGATGCGGGAGGCGCGCGCCGCCGGGCGCTTGTCGCACCCCAGCATCGTGACATTGCACGATGTCGGTTCGGAAGACGACGTCTACTACCTGGTGATGGAGTTTCTCGATGGGGAGACGCTGCATCAGCGGCTGCGTCGCGGCCCGCTGCCTGCGGCGGACGCCGCGCGGATCGCCGAACAGCTCGCCAGCGCGCTGGGCGCGGTTCACGCCGCCGGAATGCTCCATCGCGATATCAAGCCGGGCAATGTGATGATCCTGCCGGACGGGCGGATCAAGCTGATGGACTTTGGGATCGCCCGGCAGCTCGACGAGACGCTGCTGACGCAGGCGGGCTCATTTGTCGGCACACCGGCGTATATGTCGCCCGAGCAGTGCCGGGGCGAGGACGCCACCGCCGCGTCGGACACCTGGGCGCTGGGCGTGCTTATCTACCAGATGCTCGCCGGCCACCGGCCGTTCGAAGGCGCGACCATTCCTTCCGTGATGTATCAGGTCACGCACGAAGATCCCCCGCCGATTTCGGGAGTCCCCAATGAGGCGCGGCGTATCGTCGCTCAGGCGCTCGACAAGGATCCGGCGCGCCGTTTCGCCACGCCTGCCGCCCTCGCCGACGCCCTGAGCCAAGCCGTGAACGCCGCTCCAGAAGCCGCCACCGTGGAAGCGGAGCCGGAAACAATTTGGGCGCGCCCGGCGGCGCGGCGCCTCCGCCTGAGACCCTGGCCGACCGCTGCGGCGGCCGCCGCGCTGCTTGGCGCGATCACTCTGGGCTCCGCGCACTTACACAGGCCAACGGCTCCCAGCTCGACGCACGTCAGCGTCACGCCGCAAACGCCGTCAATTTCGAAAACCGCGCCGGTCCTCACTCCGGCGCGCCATGCGCCGGCAAAGCATGCAACCATGAAGGCCGTCCCCCGCTCAGCGGCGCACGCATCCGCCGCGCGCGCCGTGAACAAGAGGAAAGCCCGTTCCGTTCGGCGCACGCATTCGGCCAAGAGACATCACCGCCGCCAGCGCACGCACACATTCGGCGCGCGGGACTTCTTTACACTCGCCCATCAGCTTTTAGGCTAA
- a CDS encoding AAA family ATPase has translation MLETETASTRIADKARLIADAIETVVIGKREIVELALTAILVEGHVLIEDIPGVGKTTLAKSLAKTLGCVFKRIQFTPDLLPADITGTGVFNQKDSQFEFREGPVFANVVLADEINRATPKTQSSLLECMEEGQITSDGITYQLPHPFFVIATQNHIEAHGTYPLPEAQMDRFLMRISIGYPERDEEVRILSRPSQGSPVDRMESVITRDELLALQAEVANVYIDPSLREYVVDIVAATRKHPMTQFGASPRGSLFLLHAAQAYAGLKGRTYVLPDDVKRLAKPVLAHRIILRPEARAKGTTAETMIGEILSQIPVPATM, from the coding sequence TTGCTCGAAACAGAAACGGCGTCGACGCGGATCGCCGACAAAGCGCGGCTGATCGCGGACGCGATCGAAACGGTGGTCATCGGCAAGCGGGAAATTGTGGAGCTTGCGCTGACCGCCATTCTTGTCGAAGGTCATGTGCTGATTGAGGACATTCCCGGCGTCGGCAAAACGACCCTGGCGAAGTCACTGGCGAAAACGCTCGGTTGTGTCTTCAAGCGGATCCAGTTCACGCCCGATCTGCTGCCGGCGGATATTACGGGAACCGGCGTCTTCAATCAAAAGGACAGCCAGTTTGAGTTTCGGGAAGGCCCGGTCTTCGCGAATGTGGTGCTGGCCGATGAGATCAACCGCGCGACCCCCAAGACGCAGTCCTCGCTGCTGGAATGCATGGAGGAAGGGCAGATCACAAGCGACGGCATCACCTATCAACTGCCGCACCCCTTCTTTGTCATCGCCACACAGAACCACATAGAAGCGCACGGCACCTATCCGCTGCCCGAAGCGCAGATGGATCGCTTTCTGATGCGCATCTCCATCGGCTATCCGGAGCGCGATGAAGAGGTCCGAATCTTATCGCGACCGTCGCAAGGCAGTCCCGTGGACCGCATGGAATCGGTGATCACGCGCGATGAGCTGCTCGCCCTCCAGGCGGAAGTCGCCAACGTTTATATCGACCCATCGCTGCGCGAATATGTGGTCGATATCGTCGCCGCCACGCGCAAGCACCCGATGACGCAGTTCGGGGCCAGCCCGCGCGGCTCGCTCTTTTTGCTGCACGCCGCCCAGGCGTACGCCGGCCTCAAGGGACGCACCTATGTCCTGCCGGATGATGTGAAGCGACTCGCGAAGCCCGTGCTGGCGCACCGGATCATTCTGCGGCCCGAAGCGCGCGCCAAAGGCACGACCGCCGAAACGATGATCGGCGAGATCCTGAGCCAGATCCCCGTCCCGGCGACGATGTAA